CTACGGCTTGCGACCATCCAACAAATACGTCATATTATAACCCTTGCAAATATGTAGTGCAGCCACGTAGTCTCAACGTGGTCGTGTGGACAGGTGCGACACGTGACCACGAGGTGACGTGGAAATAATGATGATTAATGAATAacaaatttaaaataatataaatttatatagtttCTAAAAATTCGTCGAAACTAGGTAAATTAGAATATAAATTAGGCTGAATTTTATTAAAGGCCAAGCATTACGTCAATAtcgatatactgtatatatatatatatatatatatatatatatatatatatatatatatatatatatatatatatatatatatatatatatatatatatatataatatatatatattatatatatatacatatatgatttTACGTTTTACGATATTTAAAAGGATACACAAATTTACAACGATTTGAGTTCTATGTGAAATAAAtggtcttaaaaactggtataggCGCCATTTAAGGCACAAGGAACAAATAGCAATTTCAGCAGACGATACTTTTCTTTTAAATTTTGAGATGAAATGATTTGAAATTTGTAAGATTACGATGAAAATTGACATGTGTACATCAGGGTAGGTTTATCACTGCTGTCTAGTGTCTCAAATATCCTACTTCACATAATTTCTAAGATGCTGGTGTGAGGGAAGATTTATACTACAATGATGGTGTGAGGAAGATGGTGCACGTATAAGGCCTCATTATATCCATGCTTATTCTAATCTGTTATAGATCATGTCACTACGTTTGAGCTACACATCTTGTTTACATGTCGCATCATAACAATTGTTTACGcataaatagaacactgcttgagcTGTATTCTCTTTCTCGTTATTTATAATTTGGTCTATGTTATTCCATTGGTCATTCGGGCAACGGGACACTGTGATAGTACCGAGGAGAAGTATCGACCCTCAGTAAGAAAGATTCATGATGTCCTCCTCTTCCTCAATATCAGCGAAGGAGTTAGGATGCTTGAGGAGGACCTTGTCTCTGAGGAACTGCTCCGTGTGTGGCTCGAGGTGCAGCTTCTTCTTCAAGATATCGAGGGACATCTCCGTGTACTGAAGCTCCCGATTGGCATCCGGTTTGGTCACGCCTTCCTTAAACTTGTGGCCATCCGGCAGCATCTTGAAGATCAGTTCGTTGACGTGGTGATCGTTGACCGGATAGGTGACCTCGTTATTGGTGATTGGGGGCTGGTTGCTCCTGGAGGGGTTGCAGGGGGAGCACGAGCAGTTGGTGATCATCTGCAGGCTCTTGGTGACCTGGTAGGCGTTGCCGTactcctcgcagtccagctggatCTGAGTGAGGAATACACCAGTGGTAAACAAATGaaccaatccacaagggccgtgacgaggatttttgaacctgcgtccgacagcatcccagacgctgccttaatcgactgagctacgataccAGTGGTAACCTTTGTTGTTgtcgtcttgtgtgtgtgtgtgtgtgtgtgtgtgtgtgtgtgtgtgtgtgtgtgtgaatgagtgcATGTATGTGTGCACCTATGTATTTGTGTGTTTCCTTTCAGAAGTATGCAAAACAacattcaaaattattttaacTTCTAATCCCAGCATCATTTCCCCCCCACCCTCATAATCATTATTATCATCATCGTCCCTTCTCCCCCCTTTACCCTGCTCTCTGCCATCTACCTATACTCTCTCCTAACTCAACCTCCCGCCAAACCCACGTCGTTCCCCCGTCCTACTCACCGTGGTCCAGTGAGACTCCGAGGCCTGACAGGAGTCGCAGTAGTCGAGGAGTTCGTCGCCAGGGGTCTCTGGCTCCGTCTGGGGCACGGTGTAACTGAAGCAGGTCCCCACACAAACGAAGTTCTCCATCTCCTGCG
The window above is part of the Procambarus clarkii isolate CNS0578487 chromosome 67, FALCON_Pclarkii_2.0, whole genome shotgun sequence genome. Proteins encoded here:
- the LOC123767621 gene encoding neuroblastoma suppressor of tumorigenicity 1 is translated as MWWLRLVVALVVVVVAGVQAINDVFPHPDPPEVDPASLARHHRRRPSEDHRVHNLLLNPEQHSLCELKPIRQIVTHAQCTSKEMENFVCVGTCFSYTVPQTEPETPGDELLDYCDSCQASESHWTTIQLDCEEYGNAYQVTKSLQMITNCSCSPCNPSRSNQPPITNNEVTYPVNDHHVNELIFKMLPDGHKFKEGVTKPDANRELQYTEMSLDILKKKLHLEPHTEQFLRDKVLLKHPNSFADIEEEEDIMNLSY